CTGGGGGGAGAGAAGGTACATCAGTACGGACCGAACACATTCAGACTCTACAGACTACCAGTGCCAAAGAAGGGGAAGGTGGTAGGGCTGGTAGGGAAGAACGGTGTCGGAAAATCAACATCCATAAACATACTCTCTGGCAATGTAATCCCCAATCTGGGAAACTACGAAATCCAGCCTTCATGGGACCAGGTTTTGAAGGCCTTCCAGGGGACAGAGCTGAGGTCTCACTTTGAATCTGTAAGCAGGGGGGAGCTTCGCTCATCAGTCAAGCCCCAGGCTATATACATGATCCCGAAGGCATGGAAGAAGAGCGTCAGGGAGCTGATAGATGCCTATGATGAAAGAGGTATTGGGGATGAAATGATCAATCTGCTAGGGCTGCAGCAATCGCTTGACAAATTGCCTGGTGAACTGAGTGGGGGAGAGCTACAGAGGACAGCAGTAGCCGTCGCCGCAGAGAGAGATGCTGACATTTACTTTTTCGATGAGCCTTCAAGCTACAACGATGTCTTCCAAAGGATGCAGGTTTCGAGGGTGATAAGAAGGATAGCAGATGAAGGAAAGAGCGTGCTTCTTGTTGAGCACGACCTAACTTTCTTGGATTACGCTACGGATTACATACACATACTTTATGGAGAGCCTGCAGTTTACGGAATAGTAAGCAGCATTTATACAACATCAGAGGGTATAAATTCGCTTCTTGAGGGTAGAATTCCTGACGAGAACATAAGGTTCAGAGACACATCTGTGACTTTTGATATGTATTCGTCCAAGCCCGAAAGGGTTGAAGCTGCTGATGTGCTGACCTATACAGGGCTGGTGAAGAAGTATCCCGGGTTTGAGCTCTTTGCTGAAGAAGGCTCGCTTAGAGAAGGGGAGGTCATAGGAGTTCTTGGAGCTAATGCGTTGGGCAAAACTACCTTTCTGAAGCTTCTCGCTTCACAGGAAGTCCCCGAAAGTGGTAGCATAAACACAAAGGCTAAGATATCCTACAAGCCACAGTACCTTGAAAGC
This is a stretch of genomic DNA from Conexivisphaerales archaeon. It encodes these proteins:
- a CDS encoding ribosome biogenesis/translation initiation ATPase RLI codes for the protein MEHRVAVLDRDHCNFKKCQHECQRFCPPQMMGTSVIEFGEDGYPVINEVTCIGCSICVKKCPFEAISIVNLAQELGGEKVHQYGPNTFRLYRLPVPKKGKVVGLVGKNGVGKSTSINILSGNVIPNLGNYEIQPSWDQVLKAFQGTELRSHFESVSRGELRSSVKPQAIYMIPKAWKKSVRELIDAYDERGIGDEMINLLGLQQSLDKLPGELSGGELQRTAVAVAAERDADIYFFDEPSSYNDVFQRMQVSRVIRRIADEGKSVLLVEHDLTFLDYATDYIHILYGEPAVYGIVSSIYTTSEGINSLLEGRIPDENIRFRDTSVTFDMYSSKPERVEAADVLTYTGLVKKYPGFELFAEEGSLREGEVIGVLGANALGKTTFLKLLASQEVPESGSINTKAKISYKPQYLESNYEGTVQQLLDSAVGDAWNNEYNLSQLIRPLSVNRLMEKKVNELSGGELQKVAVALTLLREADIYALDEPSAFTDIEDRIAMARALQRYVKAKGKSAIVIDHDVMLIDIVSDALIIFTGRPGERGEASTVMTKEKGMNIFLANIGMTYRRDPSTGRPRVNKPDSRLDREQKAAGAYYYMKREETDKEDK